In Chryseobacterium lactis, a single genomic region encodes these proteins:
- a CDS encoding T9SS type B sorting domain-containing protein: protein MKKTLLLHKKAFSVLVCLFSIFNFSLYTAQTCAGTWGPPIVNQTFGQGNATDKWYGPLATYAPGATTSTKFVGTAGPPGGGALSDDYSGLVKTPTTGGNGFIDVPDHTGNPNGLMLLINAPSTASTIFLEYVMNNLCSNTTLKLSLWILNVNNSNTPSDCAPNYQFPNMTLKAVDPVTGVVLGTSATGNVPVGSTWTEYSIVFNNGSSSSVKLQFINNSVGNGCGNDLAIDDITVSPCIPSTIQALPGASTTLCPNQNSTVNFTATLTGSSYNPAEYLWQYSSDSGATWIDQGTPTTNPNYTFNSNGKPPGNYWVRFKVGPQGSSLNSQCNAVSQNAVVTIGSIPIVNDTNIKSCYILSNPSTASFNLTNANVTTQTGMTKKYYPSLTDATNATNEISNPATYIAPNGVTYVRVTNSNGCFAVAKITLEVIPPKISSVLVDKVICIEDKTTLDAGPGFTSYEWSTGATTQQITNVSVGTYWVNLKNGECVTKQIVKVYPSPNPVIKSIDITNNTATINVTGGTPPYQYAVDQTGNWQDSNIFNNLKRGQHTFYVKDKYNCIPVSVEVTVSNLINIITPNDDGKNDSIDYSALAYKKNLVFEVYDRYGNKLYSADKVRNFKWDGTAFGKKLPTATYWYTISWDENNKSKTSVRYNGWVLVKNRE, encoded by the coding sequence CAATTGTTAATCAAACTTTCGGACAGGGAAATGCTACAGATAAATGGTATGGGCCTTTGGCTACTTACGCTCCAGGCGCTACTACTTCAACAAAATTTGTAGGAACAGCCGGCCCACCTGGAGGAGGTGCTTTATCTGATGATTACTCTGGATTGGTAAAAACTCCTACTACCGGAGGAAATGGATTTATAGATGTTCCGGATCATACAGGAAATCCCAACGGGCTCATGTTATTGATTAATGCTCCATCAACCGCTTCTACTATTTTTCTCGAATATGTTATGAACAATCTCTGTTCAAATACTACATTAAAACTATCGCTTTGGATCCTTAATGTAAACAATTCCAATACTCCAAGCGATTGCGCTCCTAATTATCAATTTCCTAATATGACACTAAAAGCTGTTGATCCTGTCACTGGCGTTGTACTCGGCACATCAGCTACAGGAAATGTTCCCGTAGGCTCAACGTGGACAGAATACTCTATTGTATTTAATAATGGTTCAAGTTCTTCTGTAAAACTTCAATTTATAAACAATTCAGTAGGTAATGGTTGCGGTAATGATCTGGCTATTGATGATATCACCGTTTCTCCTTGTATTCCATCAACGATTCAGGCTTTACCCGGAGCAAGCACAACTTTGTGCCCAAATCAGAATTCTACCGTTAATTTTACAGCCACATTAACCGGAAGCTCATACAACCCTGCTGAATACTTGTGGCAATACAGTTCAGATTCCGGAGCTACATGGATTGATCAGGGAACACCTACCACTAATCCTAATTACACTTTTAATTCTAATGGTAAGCCACCGGGAAATTATTGGGTAAGATTTAAAGTGGGACCACAAGGCTCTTCTCTCAATTCCCAATGTAATGCGGTAAGTCAGAATGCAGTGGTCACTATCGGCAGTATTCCTATTGTTAATGACACCAATATTAAATCGTGTTATATTTTGTCCAATCCTTCTACTGCTTCTTTTAATCTTACCAATGCCAATGTTACTACTCAAACAGGGATGACTAAGAAGTATTATCCCTCTTTAACTGATGCTACCAATGCGACTAATGAGATCAGCAATCCCGCAACCTACATTGCTCCCAATGGGGTAACTTACGTAAGAGTTACTAATAGCAACGGTTGTTTTGCAGTAGCAAAAATTACTCTGGAAGTGATTCCTCCTAAGATCTCTTCTGTACTGGTCGATAAGGTTATATGTATCGAGGATAAAACAACGCTTGATGCCGGCCCGGGATTTACTTCATATGAATGGAGCACCGGAGCAACCACCCAGCAAATTACCAATGTAAGCGTTGGAACTTATTGGGTTAATTTAAAAAACGGAGAATGTGTTACGAAACAAATTGTAAAAGTATACCCATCACCTAACCCAGTTATCAAATCTATCGATATTACCAACAACACTGCTACCATCAATGTTACAGGAGGTACTCCGCCCTATCAATATGCTGTTGATCAAACGGGTAACTGGCAGGATTCTAATATTTTTAATAATCTTAAAAGAGGACAGCATACTTTCTATGTAAAAGATAAATACAATTGTATTCCGGTATCTGTAGAAGTGACGGTTTCTAATTTAATCAATATTATCACTCCAAATGATGATGGTAAAAACGACAGTATTGATTATTCTGCCTTAGCCTACAAAAAAAATCTGGTATTTGAAGTATATGACCGATACGGAAACAAACTCTACAGTGCAGATAAAGTACGAAACTTCAAATGGGACGGCACCGCCTTCGGAAAAAAACTACCTACCGCCACGTACTGGTACACCATCTCATGGGATGAAAATAATAAAAGTAAAACTTCAGTCAGATATAATGGCTGGGTACTGGTTAAGAATAGAGAATAG
- the cas2 gene encoding CRISPR-associated endonuclease Cas2, with protein sequence MNAERFNAYRIMWVLVLYDLPTETKANMRDANLFRKHLLDDGFTLFQFSMYVRHCPSRENAEVHIKRVKGMLPKAGKVAIMCITDKQFSDIEIFFARNKEEPPPTFQQLELF encoded by the coding sequence ATGAACGCCGAAAGGTTTAACGCCTATCGTATTATGTGGGTATTGGTTTTATATGATTTACCGACTGAGACCAAAGCAAATATGCGGGATGCAAATTTGTTCAGAAAACACTTACTGGATGATGGGTTTACCCTGTTTCAGTTTTCAATGTATGTAAGACATTGCCCAAGTCGTGAAAATGCTGAAGTTCATATTAAAAGAGTAAAAGGCATGCTTCCTAAAGCTGGAAAAGTGGCCATTATGTGTATTACGGATAAGCAGTTCAGTGATATTGAGATCTTTTTTGCCAGAAATAAAGAAGAACCACCACCAACCTTCCAGCAACTAGAATTATTCTAA
- the cas1 gene encoding type II CRISPR-associated endonuclease Cas1 yields the protein MITRSIYIGNPAYLKLKDEQMYILDPSTKDLKGKVPVEDLGVLMLDHFQITISHQLIQKMMGNNVVVISCDAHHLPHGIMLPMYGHTEHSDRVKDQLEASEPLKKQLWKQTVECKIENQKEVLRRLGNYYGPMVEYQRNVKSGDITNMEGIAAQHYWKHLISLDFLRARFGDSPNQFFNFGYSVLRSIVARAIIETGLLPVLGIFHKNKYNPYCLADDLMEPFRPFIDLLVMQWLEKWPETEELDKEFKAHILKVATVDVGIDGKTRPLLIAVKITAFSLYKCYTGEKRLISYPELL from the coding sequence ATGATCACTCGTTCTATATATATTGGCAATCCTGCTTATCTCAAACTTAAAGATGAGCAAATGTATATTCTGGATCCTTCTACTAAGGATTTGAAAGGTAAAGTTCCGGTAGAAGATTTAGGAGTGCTGATGCTGGATCATTTTCAGATCACAATTTCACATCAGTTGATTCAGAAAATGATGGGAAATAATGTAGTTGTCATAAGTTGTGATGCTCATCATTTACCTCATGGAATAATGCTGCCAATGTATGGACATACAGAGCATTCAGATAGGGTGAAAGATCAACTGGAAGCCAGTGAACCACTGAAAAAGCAGCTTTGGAAGCAAACTGTTGAATGTAAAATTGAGAATCAAAAAGAAGTGCTCAGAAGATTAGGGAATTATTATGGACCTATGGTTGAGTACCAGAGAAATGTAAAAAGTGGTGATATTACTAATATGGAGGGAATTGCCGCACAACATTACTGGAAACATCTGATTAGTCTTGATTTTTTGAGAGCCCGTTTTGGAGATTCACCCAATCAGTTTTTCAATTTTGGGTATTCAGTTCTTAGAAGTATTGTAGCAAGAGCCATTATTGAAACAGGATTATTACCGGTTCTCGGAATCTTTCATAAAAATAAATACAATCCTTATTGCCTTGCAGATGATTTGATGGAGCCATTTCGCCCATTTATAGATCTTTTAGTAATGCAATGGCTTGAAAAGTGGCCGGAAACAGAAGAGCTCGATAAAGAATTTAAGGCCCATATTCTTAAAGTAGCAACTGTAGATGTTGGAATTGATGGAAAAACCAGACCATTGCTGATTGCTGTAAAAATAACGGCTTTTTCACTTTATAAATGCTACACAGGGGAAAAACGTTTGATCTCTTATCCTGAACTATTATGA
- the cas9 gene encoding type II CRISPR RNA-guided endonuclease Cas9 (Cas9, originally named Csn1, is the large, multifunctional signature protein of type II CRISPR/Cas systems. It is well known even to general audiences because its RNA-guided endonuclease activity has made it a popular tool for custom editing of eukaryotic genomes.), with amino-acid sequence MKTLGIDLGTNSVGWAIRNTELQDNQIEDCGVITFEKGVASEKGIEFPKVQKRTESRGKRRNYQAEKYRKYALLDFLIEKKMCPLTIAELDRWRKYEKGKHREYPQSKEFIDWLRFDFDGDGKPDFHLFDKDKNESYYVFRAFSIEENYIHVFKSNPQILGRVLYQLVQRRGFKGRDEEEAKIILNGSEKSGTKGRDEIESFIDSYSTLGAALYYYQKENGGRIRQRYNLRKDYEAELRQICKVQSISTSDYEKLWKAIVWQRPLRTQKGLVGNCIYEKNKRRVAVSHPLYEEYRTWVFINNLNIVPPPDTELSDYLHERIYPLFYKSTPDFELNVIDKQLAKDEAKRLSGHVGKTKVISVKLLKSFHDVFGEGWRGKLKWDINGDRAVQPLKKDHKDYTFDDLWHILLTFDGQENLKKLAVEKLKLDEEKAIKFSKIKLQQGYATLSLSAVKKILPYLQKGFLYSHAVYLANLYKVLGENVISGTLINHFAEEVSLFLQKDSLNRKVAAIVNGLISEMLNSNERYYISDNRDLDKDEKEAILNKIIDNYGLLSWERMNETEKSEVIEKVSVQYLDFLKKPITLKSNLFIKPIRIHDQILKFLQDTYHVSEDRKKYLWHPSEQENYSEAEDYFEYSIGKKMYYLRENEVPKFLYKNPDAEFEGRQIKLLGNLEPLSRGFKNPMALKSLYKLKSLINYFLQQDKIDEETRVVIEIARELNDKNKRKAIEIWQKERERENESYRKEIQEYREQFPHIALIDESTIIRKLRLWHEQNKICVYTGKLISITDLLSNNKFDFEHTIPASISFDNELKNLTITDATYNRLYKSNKFPTQLLNYESESAINGETVSPIIRNIEFLFGERTIEHKEIKGKTETIIKWKKITELEKQYDDWKKKASYASSKEIKDNCIIKYHTIKMDLDYWRAKLTSFTITEYKAGWRNNQLRDAQIITKYALPYFKTIFKNVSVEKGSITDIFKKVYKVQSTKDKKDRSKHSHHAQDAAILTLIPNVFHRERIIKLYEAEIDKRTGNIYHEKPLGWESFSEKYIQEIQNKILINNLVDNRTVTQTYKVPRRRGKIDHIKAQDEQGNYNYKLDSEGQKIPKVAKGDTIRGQLHGETFYGAIKQPVRNDEDQILFDENKKMILKDDIFVVVRKPLLYKNDANSPGFKTIEEIEKIIVDKALFKMIKKQVDNSDLKTALTDGVYMLNAEGNETGQKIRRIRCFEKQLKYKTAVKIHKHQFESKKDYKKATLAVNGENPYCLFYKSDEGRAMKVLSIIELSELKLKNLKDLYNEPEFLSSETGKGKNKSAIPLYSILKKEDKVIFYKNSINELKDLDTEELSRRMFKVYQFEGDSNRMKFRHHLAAGIDTELKKENKEYSAVDFEEKQMFLRLSQGQWNFAIEHKDFELTLSGKIKWNL; translated from the coding sequence ATGAAAACATTAGGAATCGACCTTGGAACCAACAGTGTAGGTTGGGCCATTAGAAATACGGAATTACAGGATAATCAAATCGAAGATTGTGGCGTGATTACTTTTGAAAAAGGAGTAGCTTCAGAAAAAGGTATAGAATTTCCAAAGGTTCAGAAACGGACAGAGAGCAGGGGCAAAAGAAGAAATTATCAAGCTGAAAAATATAGAAAATATGCTCTGTTAGATTTTTTAATAGAGAAAAAAATGTGTCCTTTAACAATAGCAGAGCTTGATCGCTGGAGAAAGTATGAAAAAGGAAAACATAGAGAATATCCACAGTCTAAAGAGTTTATTGACTGGTTGAGATTTGATTTTGATGGAGATGGAAAGCCTGATTTTCATTTGTTTGATAAAGATAAAAATGAAAGTTATTATGTTTTCCGGGCGTTTTCTATTGAAGAAAATTATATACATGTTTTCAAAAGTAATCCTCAAATCTTAGGACGTGTCTTATATCAATTGGTTCAAAGGAGAGGATTTAAGGGAAGGGATGAAGAGGAGGCTAAAATAATACTTAACGGAAGTGAGAAAAGTGGTACAAAAGGAAGAGATGAAATAGAAAGTTTTATTGATTCTTATAGTACGTTGGGGGCCGCATTGTACTATTATCAAAAAGAAAATGGAGGAAGGATCAGGCAGCGTTATAATCTTAGGAAAGATTATGAAGCAGAGCTGAGACAAATTTGTAAAGTTCAGAGTATTTCTACTTCAGATTATGAGAAACTTTGGAAAGCTATTGTCTGGCAAAGACCTTTAAGAACTCAAAAAGGATTAGTAGGTAACTGTATTTATGAGAAAAATAAGAGAAGAGTAGCAGTAAGTCATCCACTGTATGAAGAATACAGAACATGGGTGTTCATCAATAATCTAAATATTGTACCCCCTCCGGATACAGAATTGTCAGATTATCTTCATGAAAGAATTTATCCATTGTTTTATAAATCAACGCCAGATTTTGAACTTAACGTGATTGATAAACAACTTGCAAAAGATGAGGCTAAAAGATTATCCGGGCATGTAGGTAAAACAAAAGTTATATCCGTAAAACTATTGAAGAGTTTTCATGATGTTTTCGGTGAAGGTTGGAGGGGGAAATTAAAATGGGATATTAATGGAGATAGAGCTGTACAACCCCTAAAAAAGGATCATAAAGATTACACTTTCGACGATTTATGGCATATACTTTTAACTTTTGATGGGCAGGAAAATCTTAAAAAGCTGGCTGTAGAGAAGTTGAAATTAGACGAAGAGAAAGCTATAAAATTTTCCAAAATAAAATTACAGCAAGGGTATGCAACATTAAGCTTATCTGCTGTGAAGAAAATTTTACCATATCTTCAGAAAGGGTTTCTGTATAGTCATGCTGTCTATCTGGCGAATTTGTATAAGGTTTTGGGTGAAAATGTGATATCAGGAACTTTAATTAATCATTTTGCAGAAGAAGTGAGCCTATTTTTACAAAAAGATTCTTTGAACAGAAAAGTTGCAGCTATTGTTAACGGTCTTATTTCTGAGATGCTCAATAGTAACGAAAGATACTATATTTCTGATAATAGAGATCTGGATAAGGATGAAAAAGAAGCAATATTGAATAAGATTATAGATAACTACGGTTTATTAAGTTGGGAAAGAATGAATGAAACAGAAAAATCAGAGGTAATTGAGAAGGTTTCAGTTCAGTATCTGGATTTTTTAAAAAAGCCAATAACATTAAAAAGTAATCTATTCATAAAACCAATAAGAATTCATGATCAGATTTTAAAATTCTTACAAGATACCTATCATGTGTCTGAGGATAGGAAGAAATATCTTTGGCATCCTTCAGAGCAGGAAAATTATTCTGAAGCTGAGGATTATTTTGAGTATTCTATTGGTAAGAAAATGTATTATTTAAGAGAAAATGAAGTTCCTAAATTTCTTTATAAAAATCCTGATGCTGAATTTGAAGGCAGGCAGATTAAGCTCTTGGGGAATCTAGAACCTTTAAGCAGAGGTTTTAAAAATCCAATGGCATTAAAATCATTATATAAACTTAAAAGCCTTATTAATTATTTTTTACAGCAAGATAAAATTGATGAAGAAACCAGAGTAGTAATAGAAATAGCCAGAGAACTGAATGATAAAAATAAAAGAAAGGCTATTGAAATCTGGCAGAAAGAAAGGGAAAGAGAAAATGAATCATATAGAAAAGAAATTCAAGAATATAGAGAGCAGTTTCCTCATATTGCTTTAATAGATGAAAGTACCATTATACGTAAATTAAGACTATGGCATGAGCAGAATAAGATCTGTGTTTATACCGGAAAGCTTATTTCTATAACAGATTTACTATCTAACAATAAATTTGATTTTGAACATACTATTCCGGCAAGTATAAGCTTTGATAACGAACTTAAAAATCTGACCATCACAGACGCAACTTATAACCGATTGTATAAAAGTAACAAATTTCCTACACAATTGTTGAATTATGAATCTGAGTCGGCTATCAATGGAGAGACTGTTAGCCCTATTATCAGAAATATTGAATTCCTTTTTGGAGAAAGGACTATTGAGCATAAAGAGATAAAAGGAAAGACCGAGACAATTATAAAATGGAAAAAAATAACTGAGCTTGAAAAGCAATATGATGATTGGAAGAAAAAAGCATCTTATGCAAGCTCAAAGGAAATAAAAGATAACTGCATTATTAAGTATCATACCATTAAGATGGATTTAGATTATTGGAGGGCTAAACTAACATCCTTTACCATTACTGAATATAAAGCGGGTTGGAGAAATAATCAACTTAGAGATGCTCAGATTATTACTAAATATGCTCTTCCATACTTTAAGACCATATTTAAAAACGTTTCAGTAGAAAAAGGAAGTATAACTGATATTTTTAAAAAAGTTTATAAAGTACAATCAACTAAAGACAAAAAAGATAGAAGCAAGCATAGTCATCATGCTCAAGATGCAGCTATTCTTACTTTAATTCCGAATGTTTTTCATAGAGAAAGAATTATTAAGCTGTATGAGGCAGAAATTGATAAGAGAACAGGTAATATTTATCACGAAAAACCTTTGGGTTGGGAAAGTTTCTCTGAAAAATATATACAGGAAATTCAAAATAAAATTCTAATTAATAACCTTGTGGATAATAGGACTGTGACTCAAACTTATAAAGTTCCAAGAAGAAGGGGTAAAATAGATCATATCAAGGCTCAAGATGAACAAGGGAATTATAATTATAAACTTGATAGCGAAGGACAAAAGATACCTAAAGTAGCAAAAGGCGATACGATCAGAGGGCAGTTACATGGCGAAACTTTCTATGGAGCAATAAAACAACCTGTAAGAAATGATGAAGATCAGATTCTGTTTGATGAAAATAAAAAAATGATCTTAAAGGATGATATTTTTGTTGTAGTGAGAAAGCCGTTGCTGTATAAAAATGATGCTAATTCTCCAGGTTTCAAAACAATAGAGGAAATAGAGAAGATCATTGTAGATAAAGCCTTATTTAAAATGATAAAGAAGCAAGTTGATAACTCGGATCTTAAAACAGCTCTTACAGATGGGGTTTATATGTTAAATGCTGAAGGAAATGAAACTGGCCAAAAGATAAGAAGGATCCGATGCTTTGAAAAACAATTGAAATATAAAACTGCAGTAAAAATCCATAAACATCAGTTTGAGTCTAAAAAAGATTATAAAAAGGCAACCCTGGCTGTTAACGGAGAAAATCCATACTGTCTTTTCTACAAAAGTGATGAGGGGAGAGCAATGAAAGTATTGTCAATTATTGAACTCTCAGAATTAAAACTTAAAAATCTGAAAGATCTCTATAATGAGCCTGAATTTTTATCATCTGAAACTGGAAAAGGGAAAAATAAATCTGCTATTCCGTTATATTCAATTTTGAAAAAAGAAGATAAGGTCATTTTTTATAAAAATTCTATTAATGAATTAAAAGATTTGGATACTGAAGAATTATCCCGAAGAATGTTTAAAGTTTACCAATTTGAAGGAGACTCAAATAGAATGAAATTTAGACATCATTTAGCTGCAGGGATAGACACCGAATTAAAAAAAGAAAATAAAGAATATTCAGCGGTTGATTTTGAAGAAAAGCAGATGTTTTTAAGATTGAGCCAAGGACAATGGAATTTTGCCATTGAACACAAAGATTTTGAACTGACACTCAGCGGAAAAATAAAATGGAATTTATAA
- a CDS encoding Tex family protein — protein MTTVEFIQKQLNISEKSINNTLQLLAEDCTIPFISRYRKDRTGNLDEIQIEQISKISKQFEEIVKRKESILKSIEEQNALTPELQQRIEESFDIQEIEDLYLPFKKRKKTKADAAKEKGLEPLAKIIMSQKNNEVLFLASKYLNKDVSSEEEALQGARDIMAEWINENMYVRKNLRRIFQRKAMVTSKVVKAKKDEEDAQKFSQYFEWEENLSRTPSHRLLAMLRAESEGFVKTNVGIDKEEAIDFIEKAIIKSNNESSEQISLAIKDSYKRLLEPAISNEALQEAKEKADQKAIQIFSENLSQLLLAPPLGEKRILAIDPGYKSGCKVVCLDEKGDLLHNETLYPHAPQNETGMAMKKIRSMVNAYNIEAISIGNGTASRETEFFIKKIAFDKPLQVFVVSEAGASVYSASKIARDEFPSYDVTVRGAVSIGRRLSDPLAELVKIDPKSIGVGQYQHDVDQSQLKNELDSTVMKCVNSVGINLNTASKSLLSYVSGIGEKMAENIVNYRAENGGFEDRKQLKKVPRLGDKAFQQAAAFVRISNAKNPLDNSAVHPEAYGIVEKMAKDLGIKTDELIANKEKIALVKPENYITGEIGILGIKDILKELEKPGLDPRKAAKVFEFDPHVKSIKDLKTGMILPGIVNNITAFGCFVDLGIKESGLVHISQLKEGFVSDVNEVVKLHQHVRVKVTEVDEARKRVQLSMIL, from the coding sequence ATGACGACCGTAGAATTTATACAGAAGCAACTCAATATTTCTGAGAAGAGCATCAACAATACTTTACAATTACTGGCAGAAGACTGCACGATTCCTTTTATTTCGCGTTACCGAAAAGACAGAACCGGTAACCTGGACGAGATACAGATTGAGCAGATTTCAAAGATCAGCAAACAGTTCGAAGAAATTGTTAAAAGGAAAGAATCCATTTTAAAATCAATAGAAGAGCAAAATGCTTTAACGCCTGAGCTTCAACAAAGAATTGAAGAAAGCTTTGATATACAGGAAATAGAAGATTTATATCTGCCTTTCAAAAAACGTAAAAAAACCAAAGCTGATGCGGCCAAGGAAAAAGGACTGGAACCTTTAGCCAAAATTATTATGAGCCAAAAGAATAATGAGGTATTATTTCTGGCTTCAAAATACCTTAATAAGGACGTTTCCTCTGAAGAAGAAGCTCTTCAGGGCGCAAGAGATATTATGGCGGAATGGATCAATGAAAATATGTATGTCCGTAAAAACCTTCGCCGGATTTTTCAACGTAAGGCCATGGTTACTTCTAAAGTGGTAAAGGCTAAAAAAGATGAGGAAGATGCCCAGAAATTCTCGCAATATTTTGAGTGGGAAGAAAATCTTAGCAGAACTCCTTCTCACAGGCTTCTCGCAATGTTAAGGGCAGAATCTGAAGGTTTTGTGAAAACCAATGTAGGAATTGACAAGGAAGAAGCGATCGATTTCATCGAGAAAGCAATTATCAAATCTAATAATGAAAGTTCTGAACAAATTTCTCTGGCAATCAAGGATAGCTACAAAAGACTTTTAGAGCCTGCTATTTCAAATGAAGCCCTTCAGGAAGCCAAAGAAAAAGCAGATCAAAAAGCGATTCAGATATTTTCTGAAAATCTGAGTCAGTTATTATTGGCTCCGCCTTTGGGAGAAAAAAGAATTCTGGCGATTGATCCTGGTTACAAAAGCGGATGCAAGGTCGTTTGCCTTGACGAAAAAGGAGATTTGCTTCATAATGAAACCCTCTACCCTCACGCTCCGCAAAATGAGACCGGAATGGCAATGAAGAAAATCAGATCCATGGTAAATGCTTATAATATTGAAGCTATTTCTATCGGAAATGGTACTGCAAGCCGTGAAACGGAGTTTTTCATTAAAAAAATCGCATTTGACAAGCCTTTACAGGTTTTTGTAGTATCGGAAGCCGGAGCATCGGTTTACTCTGCCAGCAAAATCGCAAGAGATGAATTCCCTAGCTATGATGTTACCGTTCGTGGGGCTGTTTCTATCGGAAGAAGGCTTTCTGATCCTCTGGCGGAATTGGTAAAAATAGATCCGAAGTCTATCGGTGTCGGACAATATCAGCATGACGTAGACCAAAGTCAATTAAAAAATGAACTGGATTCTACTGTGATGAAATGTGTAAATTCAGTGGGAATTAATTTAAATACCGCAAGCAAATCTCTTTTAAGTTATGTATCGGGAATCGGTGAGAAAATGGCAGAAAATATTGTCAATTACCGCGCTGAAAACGGAGGTTTTGAGGACAGAAAACAATTGAAGAAGGTTCCAAGGCTTGGTGATAAGGCGTTCCAACAAGCGGCTGCTTTTGTAAGGATTTCAAATGCAAAAAACCCGCTTGATAATTCTGCCGTACATCCGGAAGCGTACGGAATTGTAGAAAAGATGGCCAAAGATCTTGGAATTAAAACCGATGAACTAATAGCCAATAAAGAAAAAATAGCTTTAGTAAAACCGGAAAACTACATAACCGGAGAAATCGGAATACTGGGAATCAAGGATATTTTAAAAGAACTTGAAAAACCGGGATTAGATCCGAGAAAAGCAGCTAAAGTATTTGAGTTTGACCCTCATGTGAAAAGCATCAAAGATCTTAAAACCGGAATGATTCTCCCGGGAATTGTCAACAATATTACCGCCTTCGGATGTTTTGTAGATCTCGGAATCAAAGAAAGCGGGTTGGTTCATATTTCTCAATTGAAAGAAGGCTTTGTCTCTGATGTGAATGAAGTGGTAAAACTTCATCAACATGTAAGAGTAAAGGTAACGGAAGTTGATGAGGCGAGAAAAAGAGTGCAATTGAGTATGATTTTATAA
- a CDS encoding HAD family hydrolase: MKYKNLIFDLDGTLWDPRLTIIKIWNDVLQRHQLIQKDLKPEDMDQYMGLLAKDIVPAIVPGITDLEVEEILSEIVAQENKVLRIQGGILYDGVEETLKSLASTHNLFIVSNCQDGYIESFLEYYQFNHLFKDFESHGRTRKAKSENIQLVMERNHLSVEESVYIGDTQTDHDSASTNELAFIFCQYGFGKLSESQYEPSVSTFPDIKFYI, translated from the coding sequence TTGAAGTATAAGAATTTAATTTTCGATCTGGATGGAACCTTATGGGATCCCAGATTAACCATTATTAAAATATGGAATGATGTTTTGCAAAGACATCAACTGATTCAAAAAGACTTGAAACCCGAAGACATGGATCAGTATATGGGTTTATTAGCTAAAGATATTGTACCGGCTATTGTACCCGGAATTACGGACCTGGAAGTTGAGGAAATTCTTTCTGAAATTGTAGCACAGGAAAATAAGGTATTGCGCATTCAGGGTGGTATTTTATATGATGGTGTAGAAGAAACACTAAAAAGTCTTGCCAGTACTCACAATCTCTTTATTGTAAGCAACTGCCAGGACGGATATATTGAATCTTTTTTAGAATACTACCAGTTCAATCATCTTTTCAAAGATTTTGAATCCCATGGCCGTACAAGAAAAGCAAAGTCCGAAAATATACAGCTAGTCATGGAAAGGAATCACCTATCCGTGGAAGAATCTGTGTACATTGGCGACACACAGACAGATCATGACTCTGCCAGCACGAATGAGCTAGCTTTTATTTTCTGTCAATACGGTTTTGGAAAATTAAGTGAAAGTCAATATGAACCTTCGGTTTCAACATTTCCGGATATAAAATTTTACATTTAA